One window from the genome of Dermacentor silvarum isolate Dsil-2018 chromosome 7, BIME_Dsil_1.4, whole genome shotgun sequence encodes:
- the LOC125947249 gene encoding uncharacterized protein LOC125947249: protein MAALMRMDEGGAAPAKVTAEKSSQRRVNWSVSTTESLIRLWEDTLAALRSNTRNARIYDEMTRSLNARLPAGEVPFTAKQLRQKLENLNKQYRKLRRCGTSTGSKGVEWPFYWQLHAFLGTLPVNDSDLVEESVEVPEVYEAPDDAEVVASWDATTTDQEDSFSTGCLEESPAPTNENCGAAQNAASPAASCPPSSRKRKRPSFVLQDLMTMFSRAEDRAAENAKESLQLRKELVELQKEANEINKNMAEMVNSYFASRQNKG from the exons ATGGCGGCACTCATGCGGATGGACGAAGGCGGCGCGGCTCCAGCCAAGGTGACGGCCGAAAAGTCTTCCCAAAGGCGTGTCAACTGGTCTGTCTCAACAACAGAGTCGTTGATACGCCTTTGGGAAGACACTCTTGCGGCGCTGCGGTCCAACACGCGAAATGCGCGTATATACGATGAGATGACGCGCAGCCTCAACGCACGCCTGCCTGCCGGCGAAGTTCCATTCACAGCAAAGCAGCTCCGCCAGAAGCTTGAGAACTTGAACAAGCAATACCG GAAACTCAGGCGCTGCGGGACCTCAACCGGGTCCAAAGGGGTTGAGTGGCCATTTTATTGGCAGCTACACGCATTTCTGGGCACACTTCCAGTCAACGACAGTGACCTTGTGGAAGAGAGCGTGGAG GTGCCAGAAGTGTATGAGGCACCTGATGATGCTGAAGTGGTTGCATCGTGGGATGCAACCACTACGGACCAGGAAGACTCCTTCTCTACAGGATGCCTGGAGGAGAGCCCTGCTCCCACCAATGAGAATTGTGGAGCAGCACAGAATGCCGCAAGTCCCGCTGCCAGCTGCCCACCAAGCAGCAGGAAGCGAAAGCGGCCATCATTTGTGCTGCAAGATTTGATGACGATGTTCAGCCGCGCAGAAGATCGAGCAGCAGAAAATGCGAAAGAGTCCCTTCAGCTGCGCAAGGAGCTTGTGGAACTCCAGAAGGAGGCCAATGAGATCAACAAAAATATGGCCGAAATGGTGAACAGCTATTTTGCTTCAAGGCAAAATAAAGGTTGA